In Haliotis asinina isolate JCU_RB_2024 chromosome 15, JCU_Hal_asi_v2, whole genome shotgun sequence, the sequence AGACTACTCTTTCCAGCTAGGATATTAGAGGAAAGCTTGTGGTCCATTGATGTCTCAAGCTGAACATGCTTCAAAACCGGAAACATATGCTCAATAGAACCATAGTCATGGGAAGATAAATAAGTATCATATATAAACATTTTCTTGACAGGCTGTGGACGAAAGTTTCACATCGACTTTGAACGAGGACACCCCTCGGAATACGAAGGCGGGATCTGGCAAGGTTTGGAGGGGCGGGTCACCTTCAGAAGGGGTAAGGCGTGGCTGGACGGTCACGGGTCTCTCATCTATCCGTTCTTTTCACACAACGACCTGCGATCAGGATTTGCATTCTCCTTCAAAATCAAACCTGCCAAAATTGCACCCGGCGGCCGAGTAGCCATCATCACCAACGGCAGGGACGCTGGATCTTCGACGTTGACGGTATTTCATAACGGCACGTGTCTCGGGGTCAAGGTCGTTGAGATAGCTGAAACATGGAATGCGGGGGAAGGAATGGACTTCAGCAGGAATGTGGAACTTACTGTGGATTATACAAAACAGATGCAGGTTTAATCTCTATTCttgatatacatgcatgcaataCTACCTGTCCTCtcaaactcttgtttatatattttttatatattggtTTAGTACCTCGATGTTCAAGTAGGCACTTCGCATGTTATTAAGAAAATCTGTGTAAACAATCTTATACAAGATTATGGTCAGTGATTAAATAGGGCCTTACCTCCGCTTTGaacattattccagtaataaAGTGGCGCAAGTTTCAGACGTTTACTACTCTGGTAATAGTGATTACTAACCCTGAATTGGAATCTGAGGAACCGAAACTGGAACCCATAATCATAGGATACTGGAGTGTCAAAGGGAAGAAACTCTGCGCAGCAATTAGCAGACGAAAGCACCAGGAGTGAGCTGACTTTGTGATGCTGAGTGCTGACATTCTGATACTTGCTCACTCAGTCTCACAGTATGCTGAAAAGCACTGatggatccgtgaagatccgggtttgattgaTTTGCCATAAGAGGCGGCTAGCTTGTCACATGTGATTGTGTTCCAGtggcatagatcgatgctcatgctgttgatcgctggactccttggtccaggctcgattatttacagatcgctgccatacaggtggaatattgatgatgtgcggcgcaaaactaaactcactcaccgatGCGACGTTACGTTGATTCAACTCTCTCTCCCAGTTATTTTCTCTGGTACTATGGCCATAGTTTCTATAGAGCGGAGGTGTAGCATACGTGCTACCTTCTACGTAAGTAACACCGTTATAAATTTATAACTGATCTGATTTTCGTTAAGTCGTGATAAAACATATCGGAGAATCTTACTAATATTTTCACAGAGGCTTAAACGCTCTTCGGATACGTCAACAACGGCTGACATTTACATCGACTCAGTCCAGGTAGATGATGACATGAACAACGGTGAGACCAAGAACGACGCTACAGGGCCGTTCGAAACCTCAGACAAGGGTCCACGTTTTTCTTCCGGTGAACATTCTGGTAACTATGGCGACGTTGCAGGAGTTCCGGACGACGGGGCTCGGGAAGATCACAGAGTAAGAGGAGAATTAATTGtttttgaattaaaattaacATTACTTTTCATTCCTCTACAAGTTGCATATATtccaaaaaattaaaacaagtcACGTGATCGGGTGGACAGGACTACTGACTTtgctgacaaatgtcatcgtataccaattgcgtagatcgatgctcatgttctcgATCACTGTTTATTTTCTGGTCCATGCTCAAATCTTTACAGACCAcaatcatatagctggaatacaccAACCAATCAtcaataaagtgagtgagttaggttagttttacgcctcacacagcaataatccagctatattgcgacgGTCTGTATATAACTGAATCTGGGCGAAACTAAAttatacagtgatcaacaatcaTCAATAAAACCAGTGCCAAGTATATATGTGGTGCTCTTGTACACTGGATAAGAGAGAAAATATCTAGGCTTACGTATAACATATTATGAACATGTTCGCAACATACATCATATTtgaaattacactttcttagtaaagtacaaattccatCCAGTATTCGAACCcgcatcctcagagtcaggaacctaatcgccagcacacaagggTACCGGTCTGACCCGAATCCCGgattttgtactttactaagaaagcgtAGTCCCAAATATaccatatgttgcatttgacctatTTCTAAAAGGGCATTGTGTGATCATGAACATGTACGATTCTAAATACCGGTGATAAACCGATGCTTcgagcagtgagtgagtgagtgagtgagtgaggtttaacaccgcttttaacaatattctataTATATCACGGCTTGTCGGAACATGAAAGCCCAAGGTGATACAGGTCACAGAGATTTACCAAATTATGAATTCCACGGTGCTGACAAAGACATGCTTTCTTCTTCAGGCGTTGACTACGAACTATGACATCATTGCGGTTCGAAAACTATACAGAGAGGACACAACAGATACTCACAGTTCGGTGTACCACGTAGACAACGACGTCAagaacaccaccatcaccacaacgTATAGCGACATCGCAGACACATCCTTCACTACACCGTATAAAATCACGACTGTGTTACCGTCCCCATTAACACATATCGTCATTACAGGAACAACGTCAACCACCACACACAGCGACATCACAGACGTACAGTCCACTACCATGTACACTCCCCCAAAGACAACGCATGCAGAAACCACGGAAAGAGCATCTTCGTCAACATATAACGACATCGCGGACACTTCTTCCACAACAATGATTACTGACTCTACGGAAACAGCATCCACGATGACGTACACACCGTCCACGAC encodes:
- the LOC137265768 gene encoding uncharacterized protein; translation: MNSPWLIQILLLLVTSRCDSRPSPRGCGRKFHIDFERGHPSEYEGGIWQGLEGRVTFRRGKAWLDGHGSLIYPFFSHNDLRSGFAFSFKIKPAKIAPGGRVAIITNGRDAGSSTLTVFHNGTCLGVKVVEIAETWNAGEGMDFSRNVELTVDYTKQMQRLKRSSDTSTTADIYIDSVQVDDDMNNGETKNDATGPFETSDKGPRFSSGEHSGNYGDVAGVPDDGAREDHRALTTNYDIIAVRKLYREDTTDTHSSVYHVDNDVKNTTITTTYSDIADTSFTTPYKITTVLPSPLTHIVITGTTSTTTHSDITDVQSTTMYTPPKTTHAETTERASSSTYNDIADTSSTTMITDSTETASTMTYTPSTTAYSEDTETIEQSYTDNKSTNSDSESDTNSATPQGGFPSSTVSDHTDTTLIDSSPDINVGEQTTSTPQSTTDFVVHRQPSTHSVHTDTLTEQTAAVGHVSTHVSSGVSLQQTTMLPTTTSRGPKEKMTVPRRNRFLIIPNIFRGLQEEDPDEIEVRLAQDNGVLQLQVGESAIQETTVGVTEHMKAPRSPLRVGAGDGLLPYRGSFDEFSMYDCAPLRFFNDEN